Within the Acuticoccus sediminis genome, the region CGACGCCGGTGCCGAACCCGGCCGCCCGGGACATCCCGGTGGATCAGATCGCCTTCTTCGACCAGGTCCACCCGACCACCGAGTTCCACCAGATCATCGCCGCCTACCAGGCCGAGAGCCTGACCTCCAACGTGATCGTCGGCACCGACGACAACGACCCCGACCTCATGGGCACGCGCGGCGACGACTTCGTCATCGGCCTCGACGGGCGCGACACCATCATCCTGGACGGCGGCAACGATGTCGCGATGGGCGGCCGCGGCGACGACGTCATCGACGGCGGTGCCGGTTCCGACCTCATCATCGGCGGCTCCGGCAACGACCAGCTCGTCGGCGGCGGGCGGATCGACATCATCGCCGATGGTGACGGCGACGACGCGGTGCAGGGCGGTGACGGCGGCGACCTCATCCTCGCCGGTGCGGGCAACGACACGATCCGCGGCGGCGACGGGCGCGACTTCTTCGTCTTCACCGACCCGGAGCTTCTGGGCCGCAACCGCGGCGACGACCATACGGTGATCGTCGGCAACGGCGGCGTCGACACGCTCTTCCTCGCGGTCGAGGACGCGTCGGAGTTCGACGTCGACCCGAACGCCACCGTCCACGATTTCGGCGATCTCGGCCTCACCGTCGGTCAGGTCGAGAACATCGTCGTCGTCGAGGGGCTCGACTTCGAGATCAACGCCCGCTCGGCCCAGTTCGCCGAGGCCGATCTCTGGCACCTCGTCTGAGGTGCCGGCGGCGCCGCGGCCGATGGCCGGCGGCGCCCCGTCGCCCTGACGCGGTCTAGAGCTTGGACTCGACCGCGTCCCAGTACATCGCCGCGACATTCGGGCCGCCGAGGCGCTCGACCGCGCGGATGCCGGTGGGCGAGGTCACGTTGATCTCGGTCAGCATCCCGTCGATCACGTCGAGGCCGGTGAACAGCAGCCCCATCTCGCGCAGGCGCGGCCCGACCCGCTCGCAGATCTCGCGCTCGCGGGGCGACAGGTCCGTCGCCGCCGCCGCGCCGCCGCGGACCATGTTGGAGCGGATCTCGCCCTTCTGCGGCACCCGGTTCACCGCCCCAGCGAACTCGCCATCGATGAGGATGATGCGCTTGTCGCCCTCGGTCACCCGGGGCAGGAAGCGCTGGATGACGTAGGGCTCGCGGTACGTCGCCTCGAACATGTCGAGGAGCGAGCCGCGGTTGGGATCGCTCGGCCCCAGCTTGAACACCGCCCCGCCGCCGTGACCGTAGAGCGGCTTCACCACGATCTCGCCGAACTCCTTGTGGAACGCCGCGATCTCGTCGCGCGAGCGCGTGATCAGCGTGTCCGGCATGAGGTCGGTGAACTCCAGAACGAACACTTTCTCGGGCGCGTTGCGCACGCCGGCCGGGTCGTTCACCACCAGTGCGTTGGCGCGCTCCAGGAGGTGGGTGGAGGTGATGTAGGCGAGGTCGAACGGCGGATCCTGGCGCAGCAGGACGACGTCCATCTCGTCGATCGGTGTCGGGACGCGTTCGCCCAGGGTGTAGTGGTTCCCCTTCTCGTCACGAACCTCGAGAGGCTCGATCGCGGCCGAGATGACGCCGTTTCGGTACGTCAGCCGGTCCGGGGTGGTGTGAAAGAGGGTGTGTCCTCGACGTGTCGCCTCCAACAAGAGTGCGAAGGTGGAATCGCCGGCGA harbors:
- the gshB gene encoding glutathione synthase produces the protein MVKVAVQMDPIAGINIAGDSTFALLLEATRRGHTLFHTTPDRLTYRNGVISAAIEPLEVRDEKGNHYTLGERVPTPIDEMDVVLLRQDPPFDLAYITSTHLLERANALVVNDPAGVRNAPEKVFVLEFTDLMPDTLITRSRDEIAAFHKEFGEIVVKPLYGHGGGAVFKLGPSDPNRGSLLDMFEATYREPYVIQRFLPRVTEGDKRIILIDGEFAGAVNRVPQKGEIRSNMVRGGAAAATDLSPREREICERVGPRLREMGLLFTGLDVIDGMLTEINVTSPTGIRAVERLGGPNVAAMYWDAVESKL